CGCCGTCCCGGTTGAGCGTGTGGCTGTTGATGGCCACCATCTGCCGCAGCAATTCAAGGCTGGGCGCCAGCCGTGCGTTCAGGCACGCAAACAATGTGTCGTTCGGTTGCATCCGCCACGCAGAGATTGCCGGGATGGCGCGCCGGGGCAAGTCCGCTTGCGCCAAAGGACTGCCACAATTTTGCAAGGAGCCCGGGCCGGGAAATTTGCTTCCGTTGAATTGGGCCCTCTGCTATTGAAACCGCACTGTGCGCAAGATTCATCTCGTAGTTGTTTTGTCCCTTTGGTGCGGCCTGCTCGGCCAACTGGCCGGCGCGGCGACGTTCAAACTCACTGACGGCCGGACGGTGACCGGCGACCTCATCGAGGCCGGCTCCAACGATGCCGACGCCCTGGTCAAGGTGGACGACAACAAATACGAGCACATCCCGTGGGGCCAATTCTCGCAGGAAGACCTCAAGGCTTTCCTGCAAAAATATTCCGACAACAAGAAAATCACCGGGGCCGTCGAGCCGTTCATTGAAATCACGCAGGAGGAAAAGGCGGCCAAGACCGAGGTGCCCATCAAGCCCGTGCCGCGGATCGACCGGCCGGAGAAGGGCTCCGTCATCGGTTCGCTGTTCCATTCCGGCATCGGCTGGTTTCTCGTGCTCGTGGTTTACGCGGCCAACGTCTGGGCGGGTTATGAAATTGCCATCTTCCGCGCCCGTTCGATGCCGCTGGTGACCGGCCTCGCGGCGGTGCCCGGCGTGGGCTTCCTCAGCAACATCGCATTTCTCGCGCTGCCCACGTATGTCGCGCCCAAGACGCACGCCGACGAAACTTACGAACGGCAGGAGGCCGCGACGCCGACGTTTGCGCTGCCCTCCGAAGCGGCGGCCGCCGGCGAACCGGCGGAAGGCGCCGCAGCCGCTGCCGGAGCCGCGGCCGCCGGACCGAAACCGGAGGTTTACGCCCGCGGCCAGTTCACGTTCAACAAGCGCTTCTTCGAAACCAAGTTTCCCAACTTCTTCGGTGTCGTCCGGCGCGAGGAAGACAAGGAAAAGGTGCTCATCTTCAAGACGTCCAAGGGCGAGTTCATCACCCAGCGCATCACCCGCATCACGCCCGGCGAAATTTACATCCAGGCCGAGCGCGGCGCGGGCGCTTCCGTCGAAATGCCCCTGCATTTCCCGGAGATTCAGGAGGTCGTCCTGAAACACCACCACGCCTGACCGCCCCCAACCTCCCCCTCCCCCTTGCATGAAATACCGCACCGTCCTGCTCTTTGGCGCGCCCGGCTCGGGCAAGGGCACGCAAGGCAAGGTGCTCGCCAACATTCCCGGCTTCTTCCACTGCGCGTGCGGTGACATCTTCCGCAATTTGAAGGTGGACAGCGATCTGGGCCGCGTGTTCGTGCATTATTCCAGCAAGGGCCAGCTCGTGCCCGACGACGCCACCATCCGGTTGTGGCGCGACTTCATTGAGACCAGCACGAAAATCGGGCGCTTTCATCCGGAGAAGAACCTGCTGGTGCTGGACGGCATCCCGCGCAACATCACGCAGGCGAAAATCCTGCGGGACGTGCTCGACGTGCGTGCGATGTTCTGGCTGAAGACCCGCGACTTCGAGGCGCTGGTCCGGCGCATTCAACGCCGCGCGCTGAAGGAAAACCGGCTGGACGACATGAACCTTGAAGTCATCCGCTCGCGCATGGAGACCTACGAGAACGAAACCCAGCCGCTCGTGGATTACTACGGCAAGAAGCTGGTGCACCGCGTCACCTCTGACCAGACACCCGTCGAGGTCTGCCGCGACATTCTCGCCAAAATCATCCGGCTGGGCATTCAGCCGCGCCTCTGAGCCGGAGCTGCGCCTCCGTATTCGCCCGGCACAGGACGGATTTTCCTTTCTCCTCACGCCGCTTTCCCGTTCGCTGAACGCATGGCTGAACTGCGTTTGGTTTTCATGGGCACGCCGGAACTGGCCGCCGTGTGCCTGGACGGCTTGCTGCGCGCGCCCGGCCTGCACGTCACCGGCGTCGTCACCCAGCCGGACCGGCCCAAAGGGCGCGACTTGAAACTGACGCCGCCGCCCGTGAAGGAACTTGCCCTCCGTCACGGGCTGCCCGTGTTGCAACCCGAAAAGGCCCGCGATCCCGGCTTCATCGACCAGCTTGCCGCCTGGCGGCCCGGCTTGATTGCCGTGGCGGCTTTTGGACAAA
The DNA window shown above is from Verrucomicrobiia bacterium and carries:
- a CDS encoding nucleoside monophosphate kinase, yielding MKYRTVLLFGAPGSGKGTQGKVLANIPGFFHCACGDIFRNLKVDSDLGRVFVHYSSKGQLVPDDATIRLWRDFIETSTKIGRFHPEKNLLVLDGIPRNITQAKILRDVLDVRAMFWLKTRDFEALVRRIQRRALKENRLDDMNLEVIRSRMETYENETQPLVDYYGKKLVHRVTSDQTPVEVCRDILAKIIRLGIQPRL